The Zingiber officinale cultivar Zhangliang chromosome 2A, Zo_v1.1, whole genome shotgun sequence genomic sequence tttcaaaatatttataaaaaataagacAGCCCAAAAGAATTTAGTTTGCCACAGATCCCTGCTAATATCggtaggaaaaaaaaattatactgcTTAAAGTTATAACACCAACAGATAGTTTCAATAACCTAGTGACCCAAGCTTGTCAAAAAAAGACTTGCTAAATATTCAGGAAACTACAAACACAACAATATGACTAACAACGGGGATACCAAATGGCGCATACCTGAAGCAAACTGGTAGCGTACGTGATATAGTTGCGCATCCTCCCCAGCGTCGTGATACGGATTTCATTTTCATTGATCGGGGTCTCTTCCCTTGGTTTCTCCACCCTCTGGTACCGATCCATCTACTAATCCACACACGGAAAAATAATGAATCCAATCAAAAGTTAGTCAGCTCGAAAAGGGGGAAAATAACAATAGCTGATatgaaaccaaaaaaaaaagggGCAATATAATCAAAACACCAGCATAAAGCCAAGAAAAGTCACAAACAAATAAAAACAGATACATCTTGCAAACATGAGTCCAAAGCAAGAAATCACATAGATACACATGTggagaaaaaaataaatcaagcaacAAAAACAACACGAAGCACAAAAACAGTCATACAAGTcaaatcttcctctaattttctCCCTTCTCGAATCCCTTGAAGTCCGAAAAGGACAAACTTTTACCTTTTCGGTGGCAGCCGGCATCGAAATCATGTAAGAATGAGttcaaaagaacaaataaaaagGTAAGATTTATCGACCAAACGCCACCTCCTACCTCGGTTCTCGCTGCCGCTCGTCGCCCTCTACGGCTCGTATACCTCTATTACGCCCTGGGAAGAGCTCGCACCGCAACCGCTCCTTCTCATATACCAATCCGCCACGCAGCGAGAGGACGGGTCTTCTTCCGCCTTAGGGTTCGTTCATAACCGAATCGACTAAATTGCCCTCATCGAGCAGCTAATTACCATCAAGGACAACGAAATCTCCACCGTAGTATAATCGAGATGTACGGTGATCGGTACACGTGGAGCCCACCACCGTTCGTCCGCTTTCATGCTTATCTTCTAGCCATTTCTATCCACAGCGGCTCCACAAAAGATTttactaaaatattttaattttcttaaattaatGTCAACCACTTATAAAAACATAGCTAATTGATACAATAATTAATTGATACAAGAAAAATATCTCGAGCCTGATCTCCCCTAGCTAAAATATCATAGGATTTTTTTGGCTATATTTTATCATAACATCGATGATACTAGATCGTTTAAGATGagtatatcattttttttaataattaattgataTTAGTATGATCGTGTACATGcattgcgtgtgtaatataataatatataaattatttgggtctttgaaaattcaaattgtttggattttctaatGTCATCcttataaaccaagaattaattatttgggtatgATTTGTCAGACCTATGCAATAGTGACTATTGTAACGGGCTtccctatgcaaaaaattattttaatttaatattatacttgtcttagtaaaaaaaactaagaaaagtatatttttttaacattgttggtctaaaatatttatagaagtttttttaatcatagtgttgtcaattctaagatatgaaactaaagagaactatatttttttttatataaaacaatcagaaaaaattaatgatgagaaaaattcataataatatgttgtaactgagtctcgaactctagatcactgattgtttcgcttgtggaattactaataaattttgaaattactaaTAATTAATTGATATATTTAAGCTTTTAAAATATGTAAAATAAAGTGGCTAATGATTTCAAATTGCGTGGACAACTTAAATTTGGTGCAACTCTTATTAGTTTTAGCACACTTAAAAATCTTACAAAATTAGTGCATTCTATATGATATACATTTTTGCAAAATTAGCGCACACTACAATTCAAAACTAATGTATTTATAcctttaaaatgtttgtcaagtTTTTATTATTGTCAAAATGCCCTCACCCTTAGTATCAAGTTTTGTTTCGTATCAAAAGGTCCTCTCTTCGTAAGATAAGTGGAAAGTATACGCGCTCATGGATGCGGTGCAAtagtaaaatactaaaaaaaaataatagaattttaaATCTCAAATGGAACGAACAAGTttgatttataaatatttatagtcATGCTCTTGAAGTTATTGTAGCGCTTGTAGAGCTTGCTTCTCCAACTTCACGTGCTAATGAGAGTGCCTTCCGCGGGATAAATCTCTTTATTAACAATGAACTAAAACGATACACTTTGACGCGATAGCAAATTGGCAATATTAAAAACTTAgtgatatttttaaaaactaaacatTGGGAGGGGGTGGTTTGAAATTTGCTCCACTATACTTATTTCTAGTTATTCAACACAATCAATTACAATCTATACCAGGGATTGCAAATTATACATCAATAACCCAAAAGAATGTAAAATTCGGTAGGgaagaaatatatataaatataatgatCAAGCTTTTCCTGTGTAGCCTATGTGTGGTCAAGCTTTGATTATACATCAATAACCCAAAAGAATGTAAAATTCAGTAgggaagaaatatatatatatatatatatataatgatcaAGCTTTTCCTGTGTAGCCTATGTGTGGTCAAGCTTTGGATGAAGCTAAGGTGTAGTGTTTCCTAAGAAGGATTGCCAGACGAAAGCCAAAGAGAGCATTAGAATCGCCGTGCTAAAACTCGACATGGTCTTCAAGTGCAATGAGTCACTCGAAGAACTTGTAGGAACTTGAGAACTGTTTCCCCCAGAGTTCGTTGCTTCCTGAGTGAAACcacccgaagaagaagaagaagctggaGCATGAACTTGGACAGGTGCAGGAGAAGAAGCCAGGGTACTAGTGTTCTCTGTGAAGCCTGAAAGATGAAAAACTTGCTGTTACTTGAAAAAAGTTTCAGAATAATTGTGCTCAATGTGTCACTCATGGAATCACACTTACAGTCACTATTCTTCCACCCCAAGATGCGCCTTTCTCTATCGAAGACGACATGAAGACCAGTCAAGAAGTTTTCTGCATTGAAGCATATCAGTAAAACCACGTTAGGTGCCAAAGACTGGTTGTTTCACTAGGATTGCTGTTGTTTCTAATGAAAAACAGCAAGGCTTGCATTTAAATACGTTCGGGTGTTGAAATCTTACGTCCAAATATATTGATCCCGTCGAGATTCACAATAGCTAGGCAATATGCAACCATAGTCTGTGTAAGACAGAGAATGATATGATTCACAACTCATCagaataaacataacaatatccTTGTTTACCAACCTGTGATCGAAGCAAAATGATTGGATGATTTATAGCAAAGACGCTTCCCCCATTTGTTGTGAAATTTATTTCAGGTAAGAAAATCGAAGTCTGTGTCGTGCTGCAAAACAAAACATGTGTTTGATGATATCCCTTGAATCAGAGGCAAATAAATGTGTTTTTTAGATATACTTACTTAAGTTCATAACAATATTCAAAAGTAAAATTTGAAGCGACATTTATACGTCTTTCCTGTACTTGAGCATTGAACTGACAAAGTAATAAAAAAATCAGGAGAAATAGTAAATGACACGGTGAATAATTTGGTTTTCAAAATATTGTTTAGAGGCTTACACTTTGAGTGATCAATGTGTACATTGGATCAGACAAGGATGTGAAAGAGGTACCCGAATCCACAATTGCAGGAAACCCAATGTTAATTGAGGTAGTCCCAACAAAAATTTCAGttatgttgattatgtatgttggACTGCCAATGACAATTACAAATGAAATTAGACAAGGATCATGCATTCAAAATCAGAGGGATATTCATTCTCAGTAAATAAAAGGAAAACACTTACTGTCTGCTGTTCATAACTAGCGGAGTTTCTTGTTGATCTGAGCTGCCTTTGTCTCCAAAATTGATTCTTCCAATTCCACGAGATCCAAAACACATTGAAAAGGAATCTGAAGTGAATCCCCTACTTGCTAAAATGCTAGGGACAGAAATCCTATCCAAACCAAGGCCAAACAAACCATTGGGAGCTGCACCATCTAGAAATGAACCAGTCTGATTATTTCCAC encodes the following:
- the LOC122042659 gene encoding aspartyl protease family protein 1-like gives rise to the protein MASASSAAAGAGVLLLLASFLVPAADAAGIGFEFHHRFSDRVREWAEARAVPGVWWPEKDTVEYYDALADHDRALRGRSLASGDGSVLSFADSNATLRISSLGFLHYAFVELGTPNLTFFVALDTGSDLFWVPCDCRQCSSVTLQNGEFNTYSSSNSSTSQKVFCNNTLCDQPNACTSATNSCPYQVDYLSANTSSSGVLVEDTLYLMTEGPSPQVVEAPIVFGCGNNQTGSFLDGAAPNGLFGLGLDRISVPSILASRGFTSDSFSMCFGSRGIGRINFGDKGSSDQQETPLVMNSRHPTYIINITEIFVGTTSINIGFPAIVDSGTSFTSLSDPMYTLITQSFNAQVQERRINVASNFTFEYCYELNTTQTSIFLPEINFTTNGGSVFAINHPIILLRSQTMVAYCLAIVNLDGINIFGQNFLTGLHVVFDRERRILGWKNSDCFTENTSTLASSPAPVQVHAPASSSSSGGFTQEATNSGGNSSQVPTSSSSDSLHLKTMSSFSTAILMLSLAFVWQSFLGNTTP